A DNA window from Dendrosporobacter quercicolus contains the following coding sequences:
- a CDS encoding ABC transporter ATP-binding protein — MSILNASNLAVSIGGKAILKNISLAVPTGRITAILGPNGSGKSTLLKALSRVLPPQAGTVLLGGRNLNSLGSRELARRMAVLPQAPQSPPDLTVRDLVEHGRFPHRSWWKTAAADQAIVNWALEQTGVRIMADRLVSTLSGGERQRTWIAMALAQQPEVLLLDEPTTYLDICHQLEIMQLAARLNVDNGITVVMVLHDINQAAQYADHIAVLKDGTVFAAGPPEEVVNSAMLREVFRVEADVLPAAGGRPVFVVTGLAAARKD, encoded by the coding sequence ATGAGTATTCTTAACGCCAGCAATTTAGCGGTAAGTATTGGCGGCAAGGCAATTCTGAAAAATATCAGCCTGGCTGTTCCAACCGGGCGGATTACCGCCATACTGGGTCCAAACGGTTCGGGGAAAAGCACTTTGCTTAAAGCGTTGTCCCGGGTTTTGCCGCCGCAGGCAGGTACGGTTTTACTGGGCGGGCGCAATTTGAACAGTCTGGGCAGCCGTGAACTGGCTCGCCGCATGGCGGTATTGCCGCAGGCGCCCCAGTCGCCGCCGGATTTAACGGTACGCGATCTGGTTGAGCATGGCCGTTTTCCGCACCGCAGCTGGTGGAAAACGGCCGCCGCCGATCAGGCGATTGTTAACTGGGCGCTGGAACAGACCGGGGTACGGATTATGGCTGACCGGCTGGTAAGCACCTTGTCCGGCGGCGAGCGTCAACGGACCTGGATTGCCATGGCTCTGGCCCAGCAGCCTGAGGTTTTGCTGCTGGACGAACCTACGACGTATCTTGATATCTGCCACCAGCTCGAAATCATGCAGCTGGCTGCCAGGCTTAATGTCGATAACGGCATTACCGTGGTAATGGTGCTGCATGATATTAATCAGGCGGCCCAATATGCCGATCATATCGCAGTGCTTAAAGACGGAACTGTTTTTGCCGCCGGACCGCCGGAGGAAGTGGTAAATTCAGCTATGCTGCGCGAGGTATTCAGAGTTGAAGCCGACGTACTGCCGGCGGCCGGCGGCCGGCCGGTATTTGTTGTTACCGGGCTGGCGGCCGCCAGGAAGGATTAA
- a CDS encoding ABC transporter ATP-binding protein, with protein MIIIEGLVKRFAGRTAVAGLSLKIAKGETFGLLGPNGAGKTTTIRVLTMLTRATAGRIQIAGLTLPDSERQIKAIIGVVPQFFNLDSDLTAWENLELHGRLHHLPAPERRRRIAELLSFVELAERGGDRVNTFSGGMKRRLMIARALLHRPQVLFLDEPTVGLDPQVRRRLWDFIRRLNGEGLTVLLTTHYIEEAENLCSRVAILDQGRLIAMDSPAALCQGLGRFVVEWPDGEATNFRFFPERSAAAGFAATLTVNATIRLSGLEDVFVELTGRKVAE; from the coding sequence ATGATTATCATTGAAGGACTGGTAAAAAGGTTTGCCGGCCGGACTGCAGTGGCCGGACTTAGCCTAAAGATAGCCAAAGGCGAAACCTTTGGCTTGCTGGGGCCCAATGGCGCCGGCAAAACCACGACCATCAGGGTTTTGACGATGCTGACCCGGGCCACCGCCGGACGGATACAGATCGCCGGGTTGACGCTGCCGGACAGTGAGCGGCAGATTAAGGCAATCATTGGTGTGGTTCCTCAATTTTTTAATTTAGACAGCGATTTAACCGCCTGGGAGAATCTCGAGCTTCACGGGCGGTTGCATCACCTGCCTGCACCGGAGCGGCGCCGGCGAATTGCCGAACTGTTAAGCTTTGTAGAACTTGCTGAACGGGGCGGGGACCGGGTCAATACCTTTTCGGGCGGAATGAAGCGCCGTTTGATGATTGCCAGGGCGCTGCTGCACCGGCCGCAGGTTTTGTTTCTCGATGAGCCGACGGTCGGGCTGGACCCGCAGGTACGCCGCCGGTTATGGGATTTCATACGCCGTCTTAACGGGGAAGGCTTGACCGTGCTGCTGACCACGCACTATATTGAAGAAGCGGAGAATCTTTGCAGCCGGGTGGCTATTTTGGACCAGGGGCGGCTCATTGCTATGGATAGTCCGGCCGCCCTCTGTCAGGGACTGGGGCGTTTTGTTGTGGAATGGCCGGACGGCGAGGCTACAAACTTCCGCTTTTTCCCGGAACGGTCTGCCGCCGCCGGGTTTGCGGCCACCCTGACGGTGAATGCAACCATCCGGTTGTCCGGCCTGGAGGATGTGTTCGTTGAGTTGACCGGGCGAAAGGTGGCGGAGTAA
- a CDS encoding ABC transporter permease yields the protein MFTDIWTVFWRDWIVLKRRLGRYILSRMISPVLYLVAFGWGLGKNIQTGQGSYLDFIVPGIVALNSMNISFNAVGTPLNMSRLYHKTLEEYLIAPIGAAAFVFGKVLSGVLRGLISSAVLIVLAYGFGAQFSVNGAFLLILLINCSLFAALALVAAMSLDSHEDMGNFNTYVLLPMSFLCATFFTPKQLPEPVRWAIELLPLTHASQALRSSAANSPAPAESLIVMLVYLCLFLGIGIWQVKRVRD from the coding sequence ATGTTTACCGATATTTGGACGGTCTTTTGGCGGGACTGGATTGTACTTAAACGGCGGTTAGGCCGTTATATTTTGTCCCGCATGATATCGCCAGTGCTGTATCTGGTAGCTTTTGGCTGGGGCTTGGGGAAAAACATTCAGACGGGGCAGGGCAGTTATCTGGATTTTATCGTTCCCGGTATTGTTGCCCTGAACTCCATGAATATCAGCTTTAATGCCGTGGGAACGCCGCTTAATATGAGCCGGCTGTATCATAAAACGCTGGAGGAATATTTAATTGCGCCTATTGGTGCGGCCGCCTTTGTGTTCGGCAAGGTATTGTCCGGTGTGTTACGGGGATTGATATCATCGGCGGTGCTCATCGTCCTGGCCTATGGTTTTGGCGCTCAATTTAGTGTTAACGGCGCCTTTTTGCTCATCCTGCTGATAAACTGTAGTCTCTTTGCCGCCCTGGCCCTGGTTGCGGCAATGAGTCTGGACTCTCACGAGGACATGGGGAATTTCAATACATATGTGTTGTTGCCTATGTCGTTTTTGTGCGCTACTTTTTTTACCCCTAAACAGTTGCCGGAGCCGGTTCGCTGGGCGATCGAACTTCTGCCGCTTACGCATGCCAGCCAGGCCCTGCGCAGCAGCGCCGCCAACAGTCCTGCGCCGGCCGAATCGCTAATCGTCATGCTGGTATATCTATGCTTGTTCCTGGGGATCGGCATCTGGCAGGTAAAACGGGTACGCGACTAA
- a CDS encoding deoxycytidylate deaminase: protein MHERPDWDRYFLEIAQVVAKRSTCLRRCYGAVIVKDHIIISTGYNGAPRGENNCSDTGVCRREELRVPKGERYELCVAVHAEQNALINADPAGMKEATIYIAGFNQDGTIASGQPCLLCRRMIRNARLARVVYYAADGCIVTCRPEELLVEVTTRQG, encoded by the coding sequence TTGCACGAACGGCCGGACTGGGACAGGTATTTCTTAGAAATTGCGCAGGTGGTGGCCAAGCGGTCCACCTGCTTGCGGCGCTGTTACGGCGCTGTTATTGTTAAAGACCATATTATCATCAGCACCGGCTATAATGGTGCGCCGCGCGGAGAAAACAACTGCAGCGATACGGGGGTATGCCGGCGGGAGGAGCTCCGGGTTCCCAAGGGGGAGCGATATGAACTGTGCGTGGCTGTACATGCCGAACAGAATGCGCTGATTAATGCCGATCCGGCCGGCATGAAGGAAGCCACGATTTACATCGCCGGTTTTAACCAGGACGGCACGATTGCGTCAGGCCAGCCTTGTTTGCTTTGCCGCCGGATGATCAGGAACGCCAGGCTTGCCCGCGTTGTTTACTATGCTGCCGACGGCTGTATCGTAACCTGCCGGCCCGAGGAACTGCTGGTTGAAGTGACAACCCGGCAGGGATAA
- a CDS encoding FTR1 family iron permease, which produces MRKWLLVLLVPLIFSFMANNPALAAKTWNHVVDNMEKGLNQSLTVYKQGDNEKARDLVNEAYFGIFEKDGMERAVMSNISGKRASIEEYKISTIRKLMANKAPVAQVEKEIKELTVMLREDALLLDGKEENPTEVFLASLLIIVREGFEAILVIGAIIAYLIKSGNAEKTKVVYYSSVAAILLSFLTAFAFQQLFSISGANQEILEGATMLLAVVVLFSVSHWMVGKAEAHAWQKYIEGKVQESLNGRNTWSLAAAAFLAVYREGAETVLFYQALFSDSSDYQTMIWAGFGVGCVALIFIYALIRYGSVKVPLKPFFMGTSILMYVLAISFAGGGVKELQEAGVVGVTSVEWVETIDLLGIYPTVETLIPQVVLILLAIGGLFYQRRKNKPELTTGL; this is translated from the coding sequence ATGCGCAAATGGTTGCTGGTTTTGCTGGTACCACTGATTTTTTCTTTTATGGCAAATAACCCGGCTTTAGCGGCTAAAACCTGGAATCATGTTGTTGATAATATGGAAAAAGGCCTTAATCAGTCCCTGACGGTATATAAACAGGGCGACAATGAAAAGGCCAGAGATTTGGTCAATGAGGCCTATTTTGGGATATTTGAGAAGGACGGCATGGAACGGGCGGTCATGTCCAACATTTCCGGAAAACGTGCCAGTATAGAAGAATATAAAATCAGTACAATCCGTAAATTAATGGCCAATAAGGCCCCTGTGGCTCAGGTTGAAAAAGAAATCAAAGAATTGACCGTAATGTTGCGTGAGGATGCCCTTCTGCTGGACGGAAAGGAAGAAAACCCTACCGAGGTGTTTTTGGCCTCTTTACTGATTATTGTGCGGGAAGGCTTTGAAGCTATTCTGGTTATTGGCGCGATTATTGCATATTTAATAAAATCCGGCAATGCGGAAAAGACAAAGGTTGTTTATTACAGCTCAGTAGCGGCTATTTTACTCAGTTTTTTGACGGCATTTGCCTTTCAACAGCTTTTCAGCATCAGCGGTGCAAATCAGGAAATCCTGGAAGGCGCAACAATGCTGCTGGCGGTGGTGGTACTGTTTTCCGTAAGCCACTGGATGGTGGGCAAAGCGGAAGCTCATGCCTGGCAGAAATATATTGAAGGCAAAGTACAGGAATCGCTGAATGGTCGCAACACCTGGTCTCTGGCGGCGGCGGCATTTCTGGCAGTTTATCGCGAAGGCGCGGAAACCGTGCTGTTTTATCAGGCGCTGTTTAGCGATTCCAGTGACTATCAGACAATGATTTGGGCTGGATTTGGCGTTGGCTGCGTGGCATTGATTTTTATTTATGCACTGATTCGCTACGGCAGTGTAAAAGTACCGTTAAAGCCGTTTTTCATGGGGACTAGCATACTCATGTACGTACTGGCAATCAGTTTTGCCGGCGGCGGGGTAAAAGAACTGCAGGAGGCGGGCGTGGTTGGTGTAACGTCGGTCGAATGGGTTGAAACAATCGACCTGCTGGGCATTTATCCCACAGTGGAAACGCTGATACCGCAAGTTGTTCTGATTCTGCTGGCAATTGGCGGACTATTTTATCAAAGACGCAAAAATAAGCCTGAACTGACAACCGGATTATGA